The DNA region AAAAGCTTTTTTATATCTTGCATTAGCCTACCTAAAGTTTTTGATTTGGTATAATACCAACAATTAAAAAAAAAGAGTGTTAAATGAACTATAAAGATTTAAAACAATTAGTAAACAAAAGTAGATGCACAAGAAGATTCAAACAAGATGTTCAAATAAATTCAAAAGATTTAGAGGAACTTATTGATGTAGCAAGAGTTACTTCAAGTGCAAAAAATATGCAACCATTAAAATATATATTAGTTACAAATGAAGAAATGGTAAAAGCTTTAGCAACTACTGCAAAATGGGCTGCTCACCTTACAAACTGGACACAAACTGAAGATGAAATACCTAGTGCTTTTATCATTATGCTAAATGATAAAAATATTGATGGATTTGCTATGTTTGATGCTGGTGTTAGTTTTGAGGCTATAAGCTTAGCTGCAAATGCAAAAAATTTAGATATTTGTGCTTTAGCTTCAATTGATAAAGATATATGCAAAGATTTATTTGAGATAGAGGATAACTACGAAATACTTATTGGAATAGCTATTGGTATATCAAGTGAAACTATAAAAATAGTCGATGTAGAAGGTGAAAATACTAACTATTATAGAGATGAACAAGACCAACATTGTGTACCTAAAAGAGCACTACAAGATATAATAATAGGAACTTATAAATGAAAAATATCTTGATTACAGGATGTTCTTCTGGTATTGGATTTGAAAGTGCAAGAATTTTAAAAGAAGCAGGATATAAAGTCTATGCTACAGCAAGAAAGAAAAAAGATGTAAAAAGACTTAGAACACTTGGTTTTATCTCTTATAAACTTGATGTAACAAATGCAAAAAACATAAAAAAAGTTATTGACAAAATCATACTAGAAGATATGAAGCTTGATGCAGTTTTTAATAATGCAGGATATGGACAACCAGGTGCAGTTGAAGATATTTCTACTGATGTGTTAAGACAACAATTTGAAACTAATCTATTTGGTTTACATGAGGTTACTATTCAAGCTATGAAAATATTTAGAAAACAAGGTTATGGAAAACTAATACAACACAGTTCAGTTCTTGGAATAATCTCTTTAAAGTTTAGAGGACCTTATAATGCTAGCAAATATGCAATAGAAGGTTTGTGTGATACATTAAGACAAGAACTAATAGGAAGTAATATTTATCTTAGTGTAATAAACACAGGTCCAGTTACTTCAAAGTTTAGAGAAAATGCACTTGCTAAATTTAAAGAAAATATAGATATAGAAAATAGCTTTTTTGAATCAACTTATAAAAATGAAGTAAAAAAAAGATTGGAATCTACAGATGACTCAAAAGCACCATTTAATTTACCACCTAGTTCGGTTGCAAATATTGCACTCGAAATAATGAACTCAAAAAAGCCAAAACCAAGATATTATGTAACAAAAGCTACTTATATTTTAGGATTTGCAAAAAGAGTTTTGAGTACAAATTTATTAGATAAGTTATTAAATAAAATTTAAAAGAGAATAAAATTCTCTTTTAATTTTTTGTTAAAAATGGTTTCCCATAAAATCTAACTGTAATAGCCAAAATAACTATTGCTATTGGAAGTAAAATACTTGCAGAATATCCTAGTGCTGCCGGAATATAACCAAATACAATAGAAATAATACCTACAAATAATGCATATGGTAACTGAGTTGAGATATGATCCATATGATCACAACTTGATCCCATAGATGAAAGAATAGATGTATCTGAAATTGGTGAACAATGATCACCAAAAATTGCACCTGTTAAAACAGCCCCAATATTTAAAATAATATAATCATTTAAAGCTGTTGCTTCTAAACCTGTATTTAATCCAATTGCATTTGCTAAAGGTATTGTTAGTGGCATTAAAATTCCCATTGTTCCATAAGAAGTACCTGTTGAAAATGAAATAAATGAACCAAAAATAAAAATAACAGATGGAAGAATAAATTGAGGTGTGCTATCAGAAAGTAATGATACTAAATAAACAGAAGTACCAAGCTCTTTAATAACAGCAGAAATAGACCAAGCAAGAATTAAAATAACTGCAGTAATAACTAAAGCTTTTACACCATGAACCCAAGTTTCTAATGCTTCTGATAAATTAAAGATTTTTTGTTGCATACCCATCGCTATTGCTACAATTGAAGCAAATAACGCAGCTTCAAAAAGTACAATAGAAGCATCTGCTCCACCAAAACAATCTCTAATTGAAGCAAAAGAATATGGATTTGCTTGCACAGCTTTTAAAGCTTCACCTTCTAATGAATGTAATCCATTAAAATAGAAACCTAAAAATGAAACAATAATTAAAACAACGATAGGAATAATTGCATTCCAAATAGAATATTCTACATTTTTTTTAGGAGCCATTGTAGAAGATTCTTGATTTAAATGTTCTTCTTCTTGTTTTTTATGTTTTGTAACTTTCCCTGTACTAGCTGCTCTTACAGCTGCTTTATGCATAGGTCCAAACTCTCTTAAAAAATATGCAGTAAAAAATACAAATGCTAACATAAGAATATTATAAAATCTATAAGGAATAGTTTCTACAAATATTGCATATGCATTTATATTTGTTTGACCAATCATAGAATAAGCATCTTTGATTAATGAGATTTCATACCCTATCCATGTTGAGATAAGTGCAATACCTGCAATTGGAGCAGCTGTTGCATCAATAACAAATGCTAATTTTTCTCTTGCGATTCTTAATTTATCAGTAACTGGTCTCATAATTGGACCAATAATCAAAGAGTTTGCATAGTCATCAAAAAAGATAAAAAATCCCATTAACCAAGTATATATCTGTGCACTTGCAGGAGATTTTGCTTTTGTTGCAAGTTTTTGTGCTATCGCTCTTGGTCCACCCATTTTTGTAATAACGGCAATTAAGCCACCAATAGTTAATACTTGTAGAATAATTCCTGCATTCCATGAATCTGCCATAGAACCAATCATTTTTCTAACCATATCAACAAAACCACCTACAAATGCGTTGAATATATTTGTATCAACCACATTTACCATAAAAGTTCCAGTAAAAATCCCAATAAATAATGAGAAGATTACATTTCTAGTTATAAATGCAAGAATAATAGCAACTGCTGGGGGCAATAAGGTTAAAGCTCCAAATAATTCTGCATTTTGTTTATTATCTGCCATTAGCATTATAGGTAAAATAACTAATAGCAACAAACTGCTTTTCAATTTTTTCAAATTTAAGTCTCCATGTAAAATTTCTAAATTTTAACATAAAAATGATTTGATAATGATTTATAAATTGCTTGTTCTATAGTATAATAAGCTACTAATTTGTTAGTTTATTACTTCTTTAGTATTAGCAATTTTTTGTAAATAATCAGATATTTGAATTAAACAAAAAGTCACTAAAAATATAAATAGCCCAGGGAAAAAGCTCACCCACCAAGCTATATCTATTACTGCTTTTCCATCACTTAATAATGTTCCCCATGACATATCTGGAGGGTTTATACCAAGTCCTAAAAAAGATAGTGCTGATTCAGATAAAATTGAACCACCTACTAAAAAAGTAAAAGATATTAAAAAAATTGGTGCTAATAATGGTGCAAAATATTTAAAAATAATTTTTGTATTTGAAACATTTGCAAGTTTTTGTATTTTTATAAAAGGTTTATTTGAAATTGCAAAACTTTCACTTCTTATAAGTCTTGCCATACTCATCCAACCTGTAATAGAAATCACAATTATTAATATAATAGTTGAAGCTTGAATATAAGAAACTAATGCAAGTAAAAGAAAAAAAGTAGGAAAAGTTAAAAATAAATCAATTAAAATAACAATAGATTTATCAACTTTTCCTTTAAAATATCCTGCTGTAATTCCAATAAGAAGTCCAATAAAAGAAGCAATAGTTGCAGACAAAATTCCAATAATCAAAGATGTTTGTCCACCAATTAATACTCTTGCTAAAACATCTCTTCCTAATCTATCTGTTCCAAATAAATGAGAAAAAGAAGGTGCAGCAAGTATCTCTTTTGGATTTAAATCAAAGGCAGACACAGTATAAAAAAAAGGCAATATAAATATAACAATAAAAATAAATATTAATAAATATATTGCAACTTTAAACATCTTTATTTTTCTTCTTTTATATAATAAGATAAAGAACTTTTCCCAAATTTTTTAGTTTTTTTAAGTTGAAATTTTCCCAAAGTTTCAGGCATAGATAGACTACTTACATGCTCAAAAGTAATCATATATATATTGTCATTTTCTATTTTTCTTACTATATCAAAAGATTTCTCATATACATCTTCCATACCATCTCTATAATCAAAAGGAGGATCAATATATACAACTATTTCATCATTTGAATTTTTTAAACTATTTAAGATAGAAGGTAACTGAATAAAAGTATCTCCATACATTGTTTGACATCTATCTGCATCTATTGATTTACAATTTTTAACTAATATATTATAAGAGTTTCTATCTATTTCTACAAAATAGGCTCTTTTAACACCTCTACTTACAGCTTCAAGGCCAATACTTCCACTTCCTGCAAAAGCTTCTACAAATATTTTATCAATTAAATCAAATTGTAAAACATTAAAAAAAGACTCTTTTAATCTAGATTTTGAACTTCTTGTTACATCTAAAGATGGAAGTTCTAACTTTTTACCTTTATATTTACCTGAAATTATATGTGTTGTTAAAACATTGTTATTACTATTTTTCATCAGAATTTATTTTCTTTCAATTTTATTTTATTTGAAATTATATTTACAATAATGTTAAATATCAGTTAATAATTATTAAAATAGTATTAATCTGAATATATTATAATCATGCTCATATTTTAGGAGAATAAATGAAAAAAGAAAAAAAACTATCGCAAAAGTTAAGAAATTGGCATAGAGATTTAGGGTATTTTGTAATTGGTATTACTATTATATACTCACTTACAGGAATTATGTTAACTCTTAGAGATTTACATATATTTGAAAAAGAGTATGTAACTATTGAAAAAATTGATGCAACAAAAAAAATTGAAAATGAAATTAAAAATAAATTTAAAGAAAAAATTGAAACTTTAAAAGTCATAGAAAATAGTGATAAATACATTAAATATCAAGCTTCTAAAAAAGAGGGAAAAAAAGTTTTAACTTATTTCAAAGATACAAATGAAGCTAAACTAATAACAGTTGATTATCCACCATATATAAAACCTTTTATACAAGCTCATAAATCAAAATCAAAAGATAAATGGTCTTATTTAGCTCTTGCTTATTCTACTATTTTACTATTTTTAGCTATATCAGCTATTTTTATGGTAAAAGGAAAATATGGTTTTAAAAAAAGAGGTATTTATTTAACTTTAGGCGGGGTTTTATTAGTAGTTGTATTTTTATATATCTAAATATTATGCAAGATAATTCTATCTTGCATAACTTTCAGCTCTTAACTCTCTGATAACATTAACTTTAATTTCACCAGGATATTGAACTTTTTCTTCTATTTCTTGTGCAATTTCATTTGCAAGTAATACAGCCTCATCATCATTAACTAACTCAGCTTTTACAATAACTCTTACTTCTCTACCTGCATTAATAGCATATGCATTTATTACACCTGTTTTACTAGTAGAGATATTTTCAACCTCTTCTACTCTTTTTAAGAAGCTTTCAAGAACTTCTCTTCTAGCACCTGGTCTTGCTGCACTTAAAGCATCAGCTGCACATACAGCTGCACTTTCTACATTTATTGGTTCTTCATGTCCATGATGAGCATAAATAGCATTAATTACTGTTTCATCCTCATCATACCGTTTACACATTTCTGCACCTAGGTGTACATGTGAACCTGGCATATCATGAGTAAGTGCTTTTCCAATATCATGTAATAACCCTGCACGTCTTGCTAATATTGGATCTCCATCCATTTGAACAGCTAATAATCCAGCTAAATTTGCAACTTCAAGTGTATGTTTTAACGCATTTTGTCCATAAGAAGCTCTATATCTTAATCTACCTACAAGTTTTACTAATTCAGGATGCATAGAAGTAATTCCAAGTTCTAAGATAACATCTTCACCCTCTTTTTGAATACTTTTATCAAATTCATGTTTTACTTTTTTATAAATTTCTTCAATTCTTGCAGGTTGAATTCTTCCATCTTCAAGCAACTCTTCTATTGTTTTTGTAGCAATAGCACGTCTATAAAGGTTAAAAGAAGAGATAGTTATAGTATTTGGAGTATCATCAATAATAATATCAACACCTAATAACATCTCTAAGGCTTTAATATTTCTTCCCTCTTTACCAATAATCTTACCTTTTGTTTCTTCATCACTTAAAGGTATATTATTTATCAATCTCTCTGCTGCAAACTCTCCTGCATATCTTGTAACTGCTTGAGATAGCATATTATTTACTTCTTCTTTTGCACTTATTTCAGCAGCTTTATATTTCTTTCTAAAAATAGATGCGATTTGAGCTCTACTCTCTTCTCTTACATTTTCAAGCATTAATTCTTTTGCTTCATCAAGTGTAAGACCAGAAGCATTTTCTAAAACTTTAATTGCTTTAGTAATTTTTTCTTCATAAGTTTTTTGTTGTTTTTTCAAACCTTGTTGAATTGTTGTGATTTTTTTATTTTTTTCAATAATTTCATCTTTTTGTTCTTGGATGATTCTTAGTTCAGTTTCGAGATGTTTATTTAACTCTTTTTCTTTTCTTTCTATTTTGAAAGCCATCTCATCATACTCTTTTTTAGCTGCTTGAAATTCTTTGTCATAATCTCTTTTTGCTTTAACTTGAGCATCTTTAAGTATTACTTCTGCTTCGTGTTCAATAACTTTAGCTTTAGCTTTTGCTTGTTCTATTAATATATCAAACTTAGCACTGTAAAATTTCTTAACAATTAAAACACTAATCAAAGCAGTAAGTAATGCCGTAACAATACCCACAACTATTGATTCCATCATTATTATCTCCATATTCAAAACCTTAATTTGTAATTATATAATCAGCTTGAATATCGTAATCATTAGATAATATTTCGGGCGTTTTACAAAGTTTAAGTTGAGTAAAAACAATACAAGGTTTATATTCTAACCTATAAAAAAACCTATCATACATTCCCTTTCCAAAACCAATTCTCTTACATAGTCCATCAATACCAACAACTGGTACAATAGCTACATCAATTCTTTTCCCTTTAAAATGAGAATTATTTGGTTCTTTAATTCCAAACTTTTTTGTTTTTAAAGGCAAACGATACTTTACTACTTTAAAACTATCGTCCACCATATAAGGAACATAAACATCAATTTTTTCTCTTCTAAGCGTGTTTATTAGTGGTTTTACATCCACTTCAATCCCCATAGGAACATATAAAAGTACAGTTTTTGCTCTATAATTCTTGATAAATGTATATAATTTTTTTACTATTTTTTTATTTTTATAAATCTTTGAAAAACGACTCTCAAATTCTAATCTTTTAATACACGATTTTCTAAAATCACTTTTGTGACCATTTTCCATATTTAAGCCTTACTTAGGTAAAATTCTTACCCAGCAAAATATTTTACCAAAAGGAATTAAAATGCAGTTTAAGAAAATATCATTTCTTACAATTTTATCAATAGTTTTACTCACAGGTTGTGGTGATTCTAAAGTGAAAGAAGATGGTAAAGTTAAAGCTGAAGTAAAAACTCAATTCCAATTAAATAATATAAATGGAACAACAATAAATATAAAAAAAGATGAAGATAAAATTATTGTAAATGAATTTAAAGATAAAATAATTTTATTAGACTTTTTTACAACTTGGTGCAAACCTTGTCAAGCAGAGATACCACAATTAAATAACTTGCAATCAAAATATGCAGATAATTTTAAAATTATATCTATTGCTATGGCAGAAAAAGATGGAACAGCACCTACAACTGAAGCTTTACAAGAATACAAAAATAATTTCAATATTAACTACACAATAACAAAGGGAAAAGAAGTAGAAGAATTCTCTAAAAATTTAGGGGAAATAAAAACTATTCCTACTATTATGTTAATTGATACAAAAGGTAACATAAAAGAGACATATATAGGTGTTGTACCTGAAGAAATGTTAGAAATTGATATAAAAAAAGCACTTGGGAATAAATAATGTTTAGTTTTTTTAAAAAGAAAAAAGAAGAAGAAAAAGAAGAATTATCTTCAATAAATGAACAACAAGAAGAGAATTCAAACACACAATCAATTGAAAATGAAATAATTGAAGAAAAAAATGAAGTTCAAGAAAAACCTAAAGAAGATATAGAAGAACAAAAAGAAGAAGAGAATTCACAGAAAAAAGGATTTTTTTCAAAAGCTTTAGAAAAAACTTTTTCAAATATTAAAACTATTGTTCCTCACAAAAAAGAGAAAATTAGTTTTGATGATATTGAAGAACTTCTAATAGAAGCGGATATGGAGTATGAAATCATAGAAAAAGCTATGGATGGATTACCTGAAATGATTACAAGAAAACAATTAAGACATAGACTTGTAATGCTTTTTGAGCACGCTCCTGATGTTGATTTATCAAACTTACCAAAACCTTTTGTAAGATTGATTATAGGTGTAAATGGTGCAGGAAAAACAACAACTATTGCCAAATTAGCGACAAGAGAAAAGAAAAATAATAAATCTGTAATATTAGGTGCAGGTGATACTTTTAGAGCAGCAGCAATAGAACAACTTTCTTCTTGGGCAGAAAAAATTGATGTTCCAATTATCAAAACAAAACAAGGTCATGATCCAAGTGCAGTTGCATTTGATACAATCTCTTCAGCAGTTGCAAGAGATATTGATAATGTTATTATTGATACAGCAGGACGATTACAAACACAGACAAATTTAAATAATGAATTAAAAAAGATTGTAAAAGTTTGCTCTAAAGCTATGGAAAATGCACCTCATCAAAAACTATTAATAATAGATGGTACACAAGGTAATAGTGCTATTGCACAAGCAAAAGCATTTAATGAAATGGTTCAAGTAGATGGAATAATAGTTACTAAACTTGATGGAACAGCAAAAGGTGGAGCACTTTTTTCTATTTCTAATCAACTTGAATTACCAATTTTTTATGTTGGGGTAGGAGAAAAACAAGATGATTTAATTGAGTTTAGTCC from Malaciobacter molluscorum LMG 25693 includes:
- a CDS encoding Na+/H+ antiporter NhaC family protein, whose protein sequence is MLMADNKQNAELFGALTLLPPAVAIILAFITRNVIFSLFIGIFTGTFMVNVVDTNIFNAFVGGFVDMVRKMIGSMADSWNAGIILQVLTIGGLIAVITKMGGPRAIAQKLATKAKSPASAQIYTWLMGFFIFFDDYANSLIIGPIMRPVTDKLRIAREKLAFVIDATAAPIAGIALISTWIGYEISLIKDAYSMIGQTNINAYAIFVETIPYRFYNILMLAFVFFTAYFLREFGPMHKAAVRAASTGKVTKHKKQEEEHLNQESSTMAPKKNVEYSIWNAIIPIVVLIIVSFLGFYFNGLHSLEGEALKAVQANPYSFASIRDCFGGADASIVLFEAALFASIVAIAMGMQQKIFNLSEALETWVHGVKALVITAVILILAWSISAVIKELGTSVYLVSLLSDSTPQFILPSVIFIFGSFISFSTGTSYGTMGILMPLTIPLANAIGLNTGLEATALNDYIILNIGAVLTGAIFGDHCSPISDTSILSSMGSSCDHMDHISTQLPYALFVGIISIVFGYIPAALGYSASILLPIAIVILAITVRFYGKPFLTKN
- a CDS encoding TlpA family protein disulfide reductase; translation: MQFKKISFLTILSIVLLTGCGDSKVKEDGKVKAEVKTQFQLNNINGTTINIKKDEDKIIVNEFKDKIILLDFFTTWCKPCQAEIPQLNNLQSKYADNFKIISIAMAEKDGTAPTTEALQEYKNNFNINYTITKGKEVEEFSKNLGEIKTIPTIMLIDTKGNIKETYIGVVPEEMLEIDIKKALGNK
- the rsmD gene encoding 16S rRNA (guanine(966)-N(2))-methyltransferase RsmD: MKNSNNNVLTTHIISGKYKGKKLELPSLDVTRSSKSRLKESFFNVLQFDLIDKIFVEAFAGSGSIGLEAVSRGVKRAYFVEIDRNSYNILVKNCKSIDADRCQTMYGDTFIQLPSILNSLKNSNDEIVVYIDPPFDYRDGMEDVYEKSFDIVRKIENDNIYMITFEHVSSLSMPETLGKFQLKKTKKFGKSSLSYYIKEEK
- the ftsY gene encoding signal recognition particle-docking protein FtsY → MFSFFKKKKEEEKEELSSINEQQEENSNTQSIENEIIEEKNEVQEKPKEDIEEQKEEENSQKKGFFSKALEKTFSNIKTIVPHKKEKISFDDIEELLIEADMEYEIIEKAMDGLPEMITRKQLRHRLVMLFEHAPDVDLSNLPKPFVRLIIGVNGAGKTTTIAKLATREKKNNKSVILGAGDTFRAAAIEQLSSWAEKIDVPIIKTKQGHDPSAVAFDTISSAVARDIDNVIIDTAGRLQTQTNLNNELKKIVKVCSKAMENAPHQKLLIIDGTQGNSAIAQAKAFNEMVQVDGIIVTKLDGTAKGGALFSISNQLELPIFYVGVGEKQDDLIEFSPDDFVDSLLDEIYTQE
- the rny gene encoding ribonuclease Y — translated: MMESIVVGIVTALLTALISVLIVKKFYSAKFDILIEQAKAKAKVIEHEAEVILKDAQVKAKRDYDKEFQAAKKEYDEMAFKIERKEKELNKHLETELRIIQEQKDEIIEKNKKITTIQQGLKKQQKTYEEKITKAIKVLENASGLTLDEAKELMLENVREESRAQIASIFRKKYKAAEISAKEEVNNMLSQAVTRYAGEFAAERLINNIPLSDEETKGKIIGKEGRNIKALEMLLGVDIIIDDTPNTITISSFNLYRRAIATKTIEELLEDGRIQPARIEEIYKKVKHEFDKSIQKEGEDVILELGITSMHPELVKLVGRLRYRASYGQNALKHTLEVANLAGLLAVQMDGDPILARRAGLLHDIGKALTHDMPGSHVHLGAEMCKRYDEDETVINAIYAHHGHEEPINVESAAVCAADALSAARPGARREVLESFLKRVEEVENISTSKTGVINAYAINAGREVRVIVKAELVNDDEAVLLANEIAQEIEEKVQYPGEIKVNVIRELRAESYAR
- a CDS encoding ABC transporter permease: MFKVAIYLLIFIFIVIFILPFFYTVSAFDLNPKEILAAPSFSHLFGTDRLGRDVLARVLIGGQTSLIIGILSATIASFIGLLIGITAGYFKGKVDKSIVILIDLFLTFPTFFLLLALVSYIQASTIILIIVISITGWMSMARLIRSESFAISNKPFIKIQKLANVSNTKIIFKYFAPLLAPIFLISFTFLVGGSILSESALSFLGLGINPPDMSWGTLLSDGKAVIDIAWWVSFFPGLFIFLVTFCLIQISDYLQKIANTKEVIN
- a CDS encoding 5-formyltetrahydrofolate cyclo-ligase; protein product: MENGHKSDFRKSCIKRLEFESRFSKIYKNKKIVKKLYTFIKNYRAKTVLLYVPMGIEVDVKPLINTLRREKIDVYVPYMVDDSFKVVKYRLPLKTKKFGIKEPNNSHFKGKRIDVAIVPVVGIDGLCKRIGFGKGMYDRFFYRLEYKPCIVFTQLKLCKTPEILSNDYDIQADYIITN
- a CDS encoding SDR family NAD(P)-dependent oxidoreductase codes for the protein MKNILITGCSSGIGFESARILKEAGYKVYATARKKKDVKRLRTLGFISYKLDVTNAKNIKKVIDKIILEDMKLDAVFNNAGYGQPGAVEDISTDVLRQQFETNLFGLHEVTIQAMKIFRKQGYGKLIQHSSVLGIISLKFRGPYNASKYAIEGLCDTLRQELIGSNIYLSVINTGPVTSKFRENALAKFKENIDIENSFFESTYKNEVKKRLESTDDSKAPFNLPPSSVANIALEIMNSKKPKPRYYVTKATYILGFAKRVLSTNLLDKLLNKI
- a CDS encoding nitroreductase family protein, yielding MNYKDLKQLVNKSRCTRRFKQDVQINSKDLEELIDVARVTSSAKNMQPLKYILVTNEEMVKALATTAKWAAHLTNWTQTEDEIPSAFIIMLNDKNIDGFAMFDAGVSFEAISLAANAKNLDICALASIDKDICKDLFEIEDNYEILIGIAIGISSETIKIVDVEGENTNYYRDEQDQHCVPKRALQDIIIGTYK